The DNA sequence GCAGAGGCGTATCTGGCATCGCTGCCGCTGGCCGGCTGCGCGATCCGCGCGACCGGCGTCTATGGTCCCGGCCCCGCGCATAAATGGCGGACGTTGTTCGCCAACTACCTGTCCGGTCGCCCCATCGCCTCGCGCATCGCGACCGAGGTCCACGCCGCCGACCTCGCCCGGGCGCTGGTCCTGCTTCTGTCGACGGGGGTGCTGCCATCCACCGTCAATTGCAGTGATCTTGTGTTGGATCATCACGACCTGCTGGCGATCGTCCGCGACGCCACCGGCAGCCGTCACCCGTTGCCAACGCGTGCCGATGCGTCACGCCTGCGCGTCCCGGACTGCACGGCACTGATCGGCGCCGGATGGCAACCCGGGGGTGATCGCCTGCTGCGCCACACGATCCGTCGATTGCTGCGGGACTAGGTCACGGATCAGCGATGCCTTCGGGGGGTCCGGGGGGCAGCGCCCCCCGGCGTCGCGGGACGCAATCAGCCTCGCCGGATCGACGCCATGCCCAGCACCCGCGCCCGCTTGCGCGGATCGCTGTCGAACAGCGCCGCCAGCTGCTCGGTGATCGCCCCGGCCAACTGCTCCGCATCGGTGATCGTCACGGCCCGCTGGTAATAGCGGGTGACGTCATGGCCTATGCCGATCGCCAGCAACTCGACGGCGCGGCGCTTCTCGACCATCGCGATCACGTCGCGCAGGTGGCGTTCCAGGAAGTTGGCAGGGTTGACCGACAGGGTGCTGTCATCGACCGGCGCGCCGTCCGAGATCACCATCAGGATCTTGCGTGCCTCGGGGCGGCGGGTCAGGCGCTTGTGCGCCCATTCCAGCGCCTCGCCGTCGATGTTCTCCTTCAGCAGCCCCTCCTTCATCATCAGCCCCAGATTGGGACGGACGCGGCGCCAGGGCGCATCGGCGGACTTGTAGACGATGTGGCGCAGGTCGTTCAGGCGCCCGGGCTGGGCCGGACGGCCCGCGGCCAGCCACGCCTCGCGCGACTGCCCGCCCTTCCAGGCGCGCGTGGTAAAGCCCAGGATCTCGACCTTGACGTTGCACCGCTCCAGCGTGCGGGCCAGCACGTCGGCGCAGATCGCCGCGATGCTGATCGGACGACCGCGCATCGACCCGGAATTGTCGATCAGCAGCGTCACGACCGTGTCGCGGAACTCGGTGTCCTTCTCGATCTTGAAGGACAGCGGCATGGTCGGGTTCGCCACCACGCGGGCCAGGCGGCCGGCGTCCAGGACGCCCTCCTCCTTGTCGAACTCCCAGCTGCGGTTCTGCTGGGCCTGCAGGCGGCGCTGCAACTTGTTGGCAAGACGGCTGACGGCCCCGCGCAGGGGCTCCAGCTGCTTGTCCAGATAGGCCCGCAGGCGCTCCAGCTCGGCGATGTCGGCCAGATCCTCCGCGCGGATCTCCTCGTCCCAGGTCTGGGCAAAGACGCGGTAATCGGGGCTGGCCTCGCTGACCGGGGGCGGCAGGTCGGGCGGGCTGTCCTGATCGGGCATCTCCGCCTCGTCCGCCATCTCGTCCTCGGCGGTGTCGTCCATGCCGACCTGGGCCTGGCGCTCGTCCTGGGTCTGCTCCTGGCTGCGCTCGGGGCTGGCGTCGCTCTCCTCGCTGTCGTCCTGATCCTGCGATTCGCTGTCGCCGGATTCCTCGTCCTGCTCGGCGTTCTCGTCGCTGTCGTCATCCTCGGGCTGGTCCGGATCCTCGCCCAGCTGGTCGCCATAGCCCAGGTCGGTGATGATCCGCCGCGACAGCCGAGAGAACGCGGCCTGATCCGCCAGCGCATCGTTCACGTCCGCCAGCGCCCCCGAGGCCTGGCTCTCGACAAAGGGCCGCCACAGGTCGGCGACATGCTGCGCGCCCGCAGGCAGCGCCCGCCCGGTCGCAGCCTGGCGCAGGATGTAACCCGCCGCCACCGACAGCGGCGCATCGGCCGGGGCCTTGATCTGGGCATAGCCCTTCTTGTCGGCCTCGGCGCCGATCTTGGCGTCGATGTTGGACAGCGCCCCCGGCATGTCCCGCGCGCCAAGCGCCTCGCAGCGCGCGGTCTCCAGCGCCTCGTACAGCTCGCGGGCCATCGGGCCCGCGGGGGAATAGCGGGCATGGGTGCCCGCATCGTGGTGGCGCATCCGCATGGCCAGCGCGTCGGCCGTGCCGCGCGCCAACAGCACCTCGTCGCGGCCCATGCGGCGGCTGATCTGCGGCAGGCGCATCGTGTCGCCCGCAACCCCGGCCGGGTCCGCGCTGAAGGTCACGTTCAGTTCGTGTTCGCCCGCCAGCGCGCGCGTCGCCTCGGTCAGGGCCTTCTTGAACGGGTCGGCGGGGTTGTCGGATTTCTTCATCTGCGGATGGCCCCCTTGGCCGCGCGGGCCTCAGCCCGCCTTGGCGGCTGCGCTTTCCGGCAATTCCTCGTCGAACAGGCGCTGATAGAACTCTGCCACGGTCTGGCGCTCCAGCTCGTCGCATTTGTTCAGGAAGGTCAGGCGGAACGCGTATCCCACGTTGTCGAAGATGCGCGCGTTCTGCGCCCAGGAAATGACCGTGCGCGGGCTCATGACGGTGGACAGGTCGCCCTGCATGAAGGCGGTCCGCGTCAGGTCGGCCAGCGTCACCATCTGGTTGATGGTCTTGCGGCCCTTCTCGGTGTTGTAATGCGGCACCTTGGCCAGCACGATCGCGGCTTCGGCGTCGTGACGCAGATAGTTCAGCGTCGCGACCAGCGACCAGCGGTCCATCTGGCCCTGGTTGATCTGCTGGGTGCCGTGATAGAGGCCGGTCGTGTCGCCCAGGCCCACCGTGTTGGCGGTGGCGAACAGGCGGAAATAGGGGTTCGGCGTGATGACCTCGTTCTGGTCCAGAAGCGTCAGCTTGCCGTCGGCCTCCAGCACGCGCTGGATCACGAACATCACGTCCGCGCGGCCCGCGTCGTATTCGTCAAAGACGATCGCGGTCGGGTTCCTCAACGCCCAGGGCAGGATGCCCTCGTGGAACACGGTGACCTGCTTGCCGTCGACCAGCTTGATCGCGTCCTTGCCGATCAGGTCGATCCGGCTGACGTGGCTGTCCAGGTTCACGCGCACGCAGGGCCAGTTCAGGCGCGCCGCGATCTGTTCGATATGGGTGGACTTGCCCGTCCCGTGATAGCCCTGGACCATGACGCGGCGGTTGTAGGCAAAGCCTGCCAGGATCGCCATCGTCGTGTCGGGATCGAACTTGTAGGTGCTGTCGATCTCGGGGACGCGATCCGTGCGGTCGGCAAAGCCCTTGACCTTCATGTCGCTGTCCAGACCGAACACCTCGCGCAGGTCGATCTCTTCGGTGGGTTTCGCGTTCATGTCCAGCATCGGCCCTAGCCCTTTCCATCACATCGGCGCATTGATCGCGCATTCGAGCAACGGGTGCAAGGCACGGCGCGGGCGGCCGCCACCCCGTGCGCGCGTTGACGCGCGAGGGTGTGCTTCATAAGGTGCCCACAACCCTTGGAAGGATGCCCCGGTTTTGACAGACGCACGCCGTTCCGAACTGGAAACCCTGATCGCCCGTACCGCCATGGGTGATCGCGACGCCTTTGACCGCCTGTACGACGCGACATCGGCCAAGCTGCACGCCGTGTGCCTGTCCGTTCTCAAGGACCGCCCCGAGGCCGAGGAGACCCTGCAGGAGGTCTATATCCGCGTGTGGCAAAGCGCCGCGCGCTATGCCTCGAACGGGCTGTCGCCGATGACCTGGCTGATCACCATCGCCCGCAACCGATCCATCGACAGGCTGCGCGCCCGCGGATCACGCCCGGTGACCGCGCCCGAAGATGCCGCGGCCTTCGTCGCCTGCAGCGCGCCGGGTCCCGAATCGGCCACGATCATGGCCCAGGAACGCCGCATGCTGGACGACTGCCTGGCCAGGCTGGCCGAGGCGCAGGCGGGCGCCGTGCGCGCCGTCTACCTCGAGGGGGTCAGCTATGCCGACCTGGCCGCGCGTGAGGGGCTTCCCATCAACACCGTGCGCAGCTGGCTGCGCCGCAGCCTGCTGCGACTGAAGGATTGCGTAAGCCAATGACCGACGACGCCCCGCTGACCCCGTCCCAGGAAGACCAGGCGCTGGCGGCCGAGCTGGCGCTTGGCCTTTTGGACGGACCCGAGGCCGCCGCCGCGACGGCCCGCATGTCCACCGACCCGGATTTCGCCCGCATCGTCCACGACTGGTACGAACGCATGGCCGGCATCGCCGAGGCGCTGACCCCGGTCATGGCCCCTGCCCGCGCGCGCCAAGCGATCCGCGAACGGTTGGGCCACGTCACCCCGCCCCTGGCCAACGACCCGACCGAACGGCGGGCCTGGTGGCGCGGTCCGATGGGCGCGCTGGCCGGGTTGCTGGCCGTCGCCGCGACAGCCGCGTTCCTGTGGCTGCCCGGGCTGCAGCAGCCCGCCGCCCCCGCCTATCAGGCACAGCTTGCGACCCAGGATCAGGTCCTGCGCGTCGCTGCCCGCATCGACGGGCGCGACATGGAGATCGCGCTGGAAAGCGGCGCCGCCCCCGATGAC is a window from the Paracoccus marcusii genome containing:
- a CDS encoding NAD-dependent epimerase/dehydratase family protein, which codes for MRVALTGASGIVGRYAARALGRAGHDVTPLDRAHGWALGDPAPLQGHDALIHCAFAHAPGRYRGGEGDDPAAFIAANLDGTRALFDQAVRQGVGRVLFLSSRAVHDGHPPGMRLPDDLPAAPTTLYGQVKAGAEAYLASLPLAGCAIRATGVYGPGPAHKWRTLFANYLSGRPIASRIATEVHAADLARALVLLLSTGVLPSTVNCSDLVLDHHDLLAIVRDATGSRHPLPTRADASRLRVPDCTALIGAGWQPGGDRLLRHTIRRLLRD
- the cobT gene encoding cobaltochelatase subunit CobT gives rise to the protein MKKSDNPADPFKKALTEATRALAGEHELNVTFSADPAGVAGDTMRLPQISRRMGRDEVLLARGTADALAMRMRHHDAGTHARYSPAGPMARELYEALETARCEALGARDMPGALSNIDAKIGAEADKKGYAQIKAPADAPLSVAAGYILRQAATGRALPAGAQHVADLWRPFVESQASGALADVNDALADQAAFSRLSRRIITDLGYGDQLGEDPDQPEDDDSDENAEQDEESGDSESQDQDDSEESDASPERSQEQTQDERQAQVGMDDTAEDEMADEAEMPDQDSPPDLPPPVSEASPDYRVFAQTWDEEIRAEDLADIAELERLRAYLDKQLEPLRGAVSRLANKLQRRLQAQQNRSWEFDKEEGVLDAGRLARVVANPTMPLSFKIEKDTEFRDTVVTLLIDNSGSMRGRPISIAAICADVLARTLERCNVKVEILGFTTRAWKGGQSREAWLAAGRPAQPGRLNDLRHIVYKSADAPWRRVRPNLGLMMKEGLLKENIDGEALEWAHKRLTRRPEARKILMVISDGAPVDDSTLSVNPANFLERHLRDVIAMVEKRRAVELLAIGIGHDVTRYYQRAVTITDAEQLAGAITEQLAALFDSDPRKRARVLGMASIRRG
- the cobS gene encoding cobaltochelatase subunit CobS, with amino-acid sequence MLDMNAKPTEEIDLREVFGLDSDMKVKGFADRTDRVPEIDSTYKFDPDTTMAILAGFAYNRRVMVQGYHGTGKSTHIEQIAARLNWPCVRVNLDSHVSRIDLIGKDAIKLVDGKQVTVFHEGILPWALRNPTAIVFDEYDAGRADVMFVIQRVLEADGKLTLLDQNEVITPNPYFRLFATANTVGLGDTTGLYHGTQQINQGQMDRWSLVATLNYLRHDAEAAIVLAKVPHYNTEKGRKTINQMVTLADLTRTAFMQGDLSTVMSPRTVISWAQNARIFDNVGYAFRLTFLNKCDELERQTVAEFYQRLFDEELPESAAAKAG
- a CDS encoding sigma-70 family RNA polymerase sigma factor; the protein is MTDARRSELETLIARTAMGDRDAFDRLYDATSAKLHAVCLSVLKDRPEAEETLQEVYIRVWQSAARYASNGLSPMTWLITIARNRSIDRLRARGSRPVTAPEDAAAFVACSAPGPESATIMAQERRMLDDCLARLAEAQAGAVRAVYLEGVSYADLAAREGLPINTVRSWLRRSLLRLKDCVSQ
- a CDS encoding anti-sigma factor, producing MTDDAPLTPSQEDQALAAELALGLLDGPEAAAATARMSTDPDFARIVHDWYERMAGIAEALTPVMAPARARQAIRERLGHVTPPLANDPTERRAWWRGPMGALAGLLAVAATAAFLWLPGLQQPAAPAYQAQLATQDQVLRVAARIDGRDMEIALESGAAPDDRDWEIWWVKPDGSAPVSIGLVPRDGTLRMTLPDGLDPSADIQIALSDEPAGGSPTGQATGPVVAIAPLTSL